Proteins from one Drosophila gunungcola strain Sukarami chromosome 3R, Dgunungcola_SK_2, whole genome shotgun sequence genomic window:
- the LOC128254448 gene encoding uncharacterized protein LOC128254448, with product MGKKNRKQQAEAVAAAIDDPPAVVEPVEHCPQEEDTSTEVFLWLLAYSVLMFTLPFLGFYGVRSWLQESFPHLDIFTVNCWSVLTAVLVVNLVVAMYVLKAFREKPPPPLEQVQQDEDEDEEPEAIEPKKEQ from the coding sequence ATGGGCAAGAAGAACAGGAAACAGCAAGCGGAGGCGGTGGCAGCTGCCATCGATGATCCTCCGGCTGTCGTTGAGCCGGTGGAGCATTGTCCCCAGGAGGAGGACACCAGTACCGAGGTTTTCCTCTGGCTGCTGGCCTACAGTGTGCTCATGTTCACGCTGCCCTTCTTGGGCTTCTACGGCGTGCGCAGTTGGCTGCAGGAGTCCTTCCCTCATCTGGACATCTTCACGGTCAACTGTTGGTCTGTTCTTACGGCTGTTCTGGTCGTAAACCTTGTGGTGGCCATGTATGTGCTGAAGGCTTTCCGCGAGAAGCCGCCACCACCTTTGGAACAGGTCCAacaggatgaggatgaggatgaagAGCCTGAAGCCATAGAGCCCAAGAAGGAGCAGTAA
- the LOC128258935 gene encoding mitochondrial import inner membrane translocase subunit TIM44 isoform X2 encodes MRASNCRPVSTINFRIVRCFYRPRRLNKYYDIYRIAALARDRACLFTCQQASQNLQQPQPRFYSAPGRRAGFFSQFFDNMKSEMDKNKEIKDNIRKFREEAQKLEESDALKSARQKFNIVESEAQKSSSKLKEQLGAIKERVGDVLDDASKSDLAKKVTEELSKKARGVSDTITDTSGKLGQSGAFQAISNTTTIIKKEMDNASIDNRVYRAPVQLRKRVQLDMSDSDRIVEPNTEATGMELHKDSKFYESWENFKNNNTYVNKVLDWKVKYDESENPVIRASRLLTDKVSDVMGGLFSKTELSETMTELVKIDPSFDQKDFLHDCETDIIPNILESIVRGDLEILKDWCFESTFNIIATPIKEAKKAGLYLDSKILDIENIELAMGKVMEQGPVLIITFQAQQIMCVRDQKNQVVEGDPEKVMRVHYVWVLCRDRNELNPKAAWRLMELSANSQEQFV; translated from the exons atgaGGGCGTCCAATTGCAGACCAGTTTCTACCATTAACTTTCGGATTGTGAGATGTTTCTATCGGCCACGACGATTGAACAAATATTACGATATT TACAGAATAGCTGCCCTTGCGCGGGATCGCGCCTGCCTCTTTACGTGCCAGCAGGCCTCGCAGAATCTGCAGCAGCCGCAG CCGCGTTTCTACAGCGCGCCAGGTCGCAGGGCCGGCTTCTTCTCGCAGTTCTTCGACAACATGAAATCGGAGATGGACAAGAACAAGGAGATCAAGGACAACATCCGTAAGTTCCGCGAGGAGGCCCAGAAACTGGAGGAGTCGGACGCGCTGAAGTCGGCGCGGCAAAAGTTCAACATTGTTGAATCGGAGGCGCAGAAGTCGTCCAGCAAGCTGAAAGAGCAGCTGGGCGCCATCAAGGAGCGCGTGGGCGACGTCCTGGACGATGCCAGCAAGTCCGACCTGGCCAAGAAGGTCACCGAAGAGCTGTCGAAGAAGGCCAGGGGGGTCAGCGACACGATCACGGACACCAGCGGGAAGCTGGGCCAGTCCGGCGCCTTCCAGGCCATCTCCAACACGACGACGATCATCAAGAAGGAGATGGACAATGCGAGCATAGACAATCGGGTCTACCGCGCCCCCGTCCAGCTGCGCAAGCGCGTCCAACTGGATATGAGTGACAGCGATCGCATTGTGGAGCCCAACACGGAGGCAACTG GCATGGAGCTGCACAAGGACTCCAAGTTTTACGAGTCGTGGGAGAACTTCAAGAACAACAATACCTACGTGAACAAGGTGCTCGACTGGAAGGTGAAGTACGACGAGTCTGAGAATCCCGTGATCCGTGCCTCCCGCCTGCTCACCGATAAAGTGTCCGACGTGATGGGCGGCCTCTTCTCGAAAACAGAGCTGTCCGAAACGATGACGGAGCTGGTGAAGATCGATCCGAGTTTCGACCAAAAGGATTTCCTGCACGATTGCGAAACGGACATCATTCCAAACATTCTGGAGTCGATTGTCAGGGGCGATTTGGAGATACTGAAGGACTGGTGCTTCGAGAGCACGTTCAACATTATCGCCACGCCCATCAAGGAGGCTAAGAAGGCCGGCCTGTACCTGGACTCGAAGATCCTCGACATCGAGAACATCGAGCTGGCCATGGGCAAGGTGATGGAGCAGGGCCCCGTGCTGATTATCACGTTCCAGGCGCAGCAGATCATGTGCGTGCGGGACCAGAAGAATCAGGTTGTCGAGGGCGATCCGGAGAAGGTGATGCGGGTGCACTACGTCTGGGTGCTGTGCCGCGACCGCAACGAACTCAACCCCAAGGCTGCCTGGCGGCTGATGGAGCTGTCCGCTAACAGCCAGGAGCAATTTGTTTAG
- the LOC128252300 gene encoding 28S rRNA (cytosine-C(5))-methyltransferase yields MSKFNHSVKVPTQYKVTAKILKAALEKQKSIKSLIFEEKHARVRSLHAVLNHYSENRGAVDNAIAETGLLKDNPNLDICLAKVLVTELIFGRKSLNGDSKPVQTVRSYEEKLHQVIGGSGYKKKELNPRYVRINTNIFSLAEALEYLAGEEWRRKELPADASYPDFLVAVKALEEDEFMTDLHVEGVLIFHSKWAHYWASHDLVRSRKLILQNKATCLAAELLAPPTGATVLDMCAAPGMKTLHLCNVMQNKGRIYAVEQSTERYRALCNITEEAGCEIVSPILGDALHLDAQRCPDVEYILVDPSCSGNGMQNRLSLCDEEKDDHRLYKLAGLQIKILSHAMYAFPNVKRIAYCTCSLWKEENEQVVQRCLQMNPSFKLLSCKKALRNKWQNVGDKEYAKIGKNCLYCLPDSDLTDGIFVALFEKRKEGDTDN; encoded by the exons ATGAGTAAATTCAACCATTCCGTAAAAGTTCCCACCCAATACAAGGTTACCGCCAAGATTCTAAAGGCGGCGCTGGAGAAACAGAAGTCCATCAAGAGCCTGATCTTCGAGGAAAAGCACGCA CGTGTTCGCAGTTTACATGCGGTGCTAAACCATTATAGCGAAAATCGGGGCGCCGTGGACAACGCCATCGCCGAGACAGGACTGCTCAAGGATAACCCCAATCTCGACATCTGTTTGGCCAAGGTTTTGGTCACCGAACTGATCTTTGGCAGGAAGAGTCTGAACGGCGATAGCAAACCCGTGCAAACCGTGCGAAGTTACGAGGAGAAATTGCATCAGGTCATCGGTGGATCCGGCTACAAGAAGAAAG AACTCAATCCCCGCTATGTGCGCATCAACACGAATATATTCAGTTTGGCCGAGGCCCTGGAGTACCTGGCTGGAGAGGAATGGCGGCGCAAGGAGCTGCCGGCGGATGCAAGCTACCCGGATTTCTTGGTTGCAGTGAAAGCACTGGAGGAGGATGAGTTCATGACGGATCTGCATGTGGAGGGCGTGCTCATCTTTCATTCCAAGTGGGCGCACTATTGGGCCAGCCATGACTTGGTGCGCAGCAGAAAGTTGATTTTGCAGAACAAGGCGACCTGTTTGGCCGCCGAGTTGCTCGCTCCGCCGACAGGAGCCACTGTGCTGGACATGTGCGCCGCTCCCGGCATGAAGACGTTGCACCTTTGCAACGTGATGCAGAACAAGGGACGCATCTACGCCGTGGAGCAGTCGACTGAACGATATAGGGCGCTGTGTAACATCACCGAGGAGGCTGGATGCGAGATTGTGTCTCCCATTCTGGGCGATGCGTTGCATTTGG ATGCCCAACGCTGTCCAGACGTAGAGTACATCCTGGTGGACCCCAGTTGCTCTGGGAACGGAATGCAGAACCGCCTTTCATTGTGCGACGAGGAGAAGGACGATCATCGACTGTACAAACTGGCCGGTTTGCAGATCAAGATCCTTTCGCACGCTATGTATGCCTTCCCAAACGTAAAGCGCATTGCCTACTGCACTTGCTCGCTGTGGAAGGAGGAAAATGAGCAGGTGGTGCAGCGTTGCCTACAGATGAACCCATCCTTTAAGCTGCTCAGCTGCAAGAAGGCGTTGCGCAACAAGTGGCAGAATGTGGGCGACAAGGAGTACGCCAAAATTGGCAAGAACTGTCTCTACTGCCTGCCGGATAGCGATCTGACCGATGGCATTTTCGTCGCGCTCTTTGAAAAACGTAAGGAAGGAGACACAGataattag
- the LOC128258935 gene encoding mitochondrial import inner membrane translocase subunit TIM44 isoform X1 → MRASNCRPVSTINFRIVRCFYRPRRLNKYYDIYRIAALARDRACLFTCQQASQNLQQPQVSLGLMRSQGAPGLSHDFIPQPRFYSAPGRRAGFFSQFFDNMKSEMDKNKEIKDNIRKFREEAQKLEESDALKSARQKFNIVESEAQKSSSKLKEQLGAIKERVGDVLDDASKSDLAKKVTEELSKKARGVSDTITDTSGKLGQSGAFQAISNTTTIIKKEMDNASIDNRVYRAPVQLRKRVQLDMSDSDRIVEPNTEATGMELHKDSKFYESWENFKNNNTYVNKVLDWKVKYDESENPVIRASRLLTDKVSDVMGGLFSKTELSETMTELVKIDPSFDQKDFLHDCETDIIPNILESIVRGDLEILKDWCFESTFNIIATPIKEAKKAGLYLDSKILDIENIELAMGKVMEQGPVLIITFQAQQIMCVRDQKNQVVEGDPEKVMRVHYVWVLCRDRNELNPKAAWRLMELSANSQEQFV, encoded by the exons atgaGGGCGTCCAATTGCAGACCAGTTTCTACCATTAACTTTCGGATTGTGAGATGTTTCTATCGGCCACGACGATTGAACAAATATTACGATATT TACAGAATAGCTGCCCTTGCGCGGGATCGCGCCTGCCTCTTTACGTGCCAGCAGGCCTCGCAGAATCTGCAGCAGCCGCAGGTGAGCCTTGGGCTGATGAGATCCCAAGGAGCACCCGGATTAAGTCATGACTTTATCCCGCAGCCGCGTTTCTACAGCGCGCCAGGTCGCAGGGCCGGCTTCTTCTCGCAGTTCTTCGACAACATGAAATCGGAGATGGACAAGAACAAGGAGATCAAGGACAACATCCGTAAGTTCCGCGAGGAGGCCCAGAAACTGGAGGAGTCGGACGCGCTGAAGTCGGCGCGGCAAAAGTTCAACATTGTTGAATCGGAGGCGCAGAAGTCGTCCAGCAAGCTGAAAGAGCAGCTGGGCGCCATCAAGGAGCGCGTGGGCGACGTCCTGGACGATGCCAGCAAGTCCGACCTGGCCAAGAAGGTCACCGAAGAGCTGTCGAAGAAGGCCAGGGGGGTCAGCGACACGATCACGGACACCAGCGGGAAGCTGGGCCAGTCCGGCGCCTTCCAGGCCATCTCCAACACGACGACGATCATCAAGAAGGAGATGGACAATGCGAGCATAGACAATCGGGTCTACCGCGCCCCCGTCCAGCTGCGCAAGCGCGTCCAACTGGATATGAGTGACAGCGATCGCATTGTGGAGCCCAACACGGAGGCAACTG GCATGGAGCTGCACAAGGACTCCAAGTTTTACGAGTCGTGGGAGAACTTCAAGAACAACAATACCTACGTGAACAAGGTGCTCGACTGGAAGGTGAAGTACGACGAGTCTGAGAATCCCGTGATCCGTGCCTCCCGCCTGCTCACCGATAAAGTGTCCGACGTGATGGGCGGCCTCTTCTCGAAAACAGAGCTGTCCGAAACGATGACGGAGCTGGTGAAGATCGATCCGAGTTTCGACCAAAAGGATTTCCTGCACGATTGCGAAACGGACATCATTCCAAACATTCTGGAGTCGATTGTCAGGGGCGATTTGGAGATACTGAAGGACTGGTGCTTCGAGAGCACGTTCAACATTATCGCCACGCCCATCAAGGAGGCTAAGAAGGCCGGCCTGTACCTGGACTCGAAGATCCTCGACATCGAGAACATCGAGCTGGCCATGGGCAAGGTGATGGAGCAGGGCCCCGTGCTGATTATCACGTTCCAGGCGCAGCAGATCATGTGCGTGCGGGACCAGAAGAATCAGGTTGTCGAGGGCGATCCGGAGAAGGTGATGCGGGTGCACTACGTCTGGGTGCTGTGCCGCGACCGCAACGAACTCAACCCCAAGGCTGCCTGGCGGCTGATGGAGCTGTCCGCTAACAGCCAGGAGCAATTTGTTTAG
- the LOC128265201 gene encoding zinc finger protein squeeze — protein sequence MAELPTAPNGVPSGDYLHRSIDQLRSLGHLTTAQLVHDYKPFNISEFRQNVAERLDYSLKNGLVQHQQQMVMEQQPHPDPQQQQHLHHPQQQQQQQQQHPPQLKVSYSAPNSPPTPHEQQEQKYDPSRSPPRQQMSSASGSGSNGSSPEEEGRRGDGDQAKPYKCASCSKSFANSSYLSQHTRIHLGIKPYRCEICQRKFTQLSHLQQHIRTHTGDKPYKCRHAGCPKAFSQLSNLQSHSRCHQTDKPFKCNSCYKCFGDEMTLLEHIPKHKDSKHLKTHICSLCGKSYTQETYLQKHLQKHAEKAEKQQHRHTAQVAAHQQHVPASGIGLNLQRQAMNDVNAAYWAKMGADSAAASLAEAIQQQLPQTGGQPYGNFASLQHQQQHQELLQQHHQRLADTPGHSHSPHEEAAGEDLVLRQSTPQHHLQQQAQAQQQQQQAQHQPSPGPGSSAFTPLAATVAPPPPPHLQQHRGPPAATAAYLYQQNAAAAAAAFPTQLISLHQIRNYAHQPGAAGLIAGDHLTLGLSAVNAAKEKAQ from the exons ATGGCCGAACTGCCGACGGCGCCGAACGGCGTCCCCAGCGGCGACTATCTGCATCGCTCCATCGATCAGCTGCGCTCTCTGGGCCACCTGACGACGGCCCAATTGGTCCACGACTACAAGCCCTTCAACATCAGCGAATTCCGTCAGAATGTCGCGGAACGGCTGGACTACTCATTGAAGAACGGCCTGgtgcagcaccagcagcaaatGGTCATGGAGCAGCAGCCACATCCCGatccccagcagcagcagcatctcCACCacccacagcagcagcaacagcagcagcagcagcacccgCCGCAGCTGAAGGTCAGCTACAGTGCGCCCAACTCGCCGCCCACGCCCCacgagcagcaggagcagaag TATGATCCGAGTCGATCGCCGCCGCGTCAGCAGATGAGCAGCGCcagtggcagcggcagcaacggATCCTCGCCGGAGGAGGAGGGTCGCCGGGGCGATGGCGACCAGGCGAAGCCCTACAAGTGCGCCTCGTGCAGCAAGTCCTTCGCCAACTCATCGTACCTGTCGCAGCACACGCGGATCCACCTGGGGATCAAGCCATACCGCTGCGAGATCTGCCAGCGCAAGTTCACGCAGCTATCGCACCTGCAGCAGCACATCCGCACGCACACGGGTGACAAACCGTACAAATGCCGGCACGCCGGCTGCCCGAAGGCCTTCTCGCAGCTCTCGAACCTGCAGTCGCACTCTCGTTGCCATCAGACCGACAAGCCGTTCAAGTGCAACTCCTGCTACAAGTGCTTCGGCGACGAGATGACCCTGCTGGAGCACATTCCCAAGCACAAGGACTCCAAGCACCTGAAGACGCACATCTGCAGTTTGTGTGGCAAATCGTACACGCAGGAGACCTATCTGCAGAAGCATCTGCAGAAGCACGCCGAGAAGGCGGAGAAGCAACAGCACAGGCACACGGCCCAGGTGGCTGCCCACCAACAGCATGTGCCGGCGAGCGGGATCGGCTTGAATCTGCAGCGCCAGGCCATGAACGATGTGAATGCCGCCTACTGGGCCAAGATGGGGGCGGACAGTGCGGCAGCATCGCTGGCGGAGGCCATTCAGCAGCAGTTGCCGCAGACCGGCGGTCAGCCGTACGGCAACTTTGCCTCCctgcagcatcagcaacagcatcaagagctgctgcagcagcatcatcagcgGCTGGCAGACACGCCTGGACACTCGCACAGTCCACACGAGGAGGCCGCTGGCGAGGATCTCGTCTTGCGCCAGTCCACTCCCCAACATCACCTTCAGCAGCAGGCgcaggcgcagcagcagcaacaacaggcgCAGCACCAGCCATCGCCTGGACCCGGATCCTCCGCCTTTACCCCACTGGCAGCCACAGTGGCTCCACCACCTCCGCCGCATCTGCAACAGCATCGCGGACCGCCGGCGGCCACCGCCGCCTATCTCTATCAGCAGAatgcggcggcagcagcggccgCCTTCCCCACGCAGCTCATCTCGCTGCACCAGATCCGGAACTACGCCCACCAGCCCGGCGCGGCGGGACTCATCGCTGGCGATCACCTCACCCTGGGACTGAGTGCTGTGAATGCCGCCAAGGAGAAGGCGCAATAG
- the LOC128258935 gene encoding mitochondrial import inner membrane translocase subunit TIM44 isoform X4 — protein sequence MYRIAALARDRACLFTCQQASQNLQQPQPRFYSAPGRRAGFFSQFFDNMKSEMDKNKEIKDNIRKFREEAQKLEESDALKSARQKFNIVESEAQKSSSKLKEQLGAIKERVGDVLDDASKSDLAKKVTEELSKKARGVSDTITDTSGKLGQSGAFQAISNTTTIIKKEMDNASIDNRVYRAPVQLRKRVQLDMSDSDRIVEPNTEATGMELHKDSKFYESWENFKNNNTYVNKVLDWKVKYDESENPVIRASRLLTDKVSDVMGGLFSKTELSETMTELVKIDPSFDQKDFLHDCETDIIPNILESIVRGDLEILKDWCFESTFNIIATPIKEAKKAGLYLDSKILDIENIELAMGKVMEQGPVLIITFQAQQIMCVRDQKNQVVEGDPEKVMRVHYVWVLCRDRNELNPKAAWRLMELSANSQEQFV from the exons ATG TACAGAATAGCTGCCCTTGCGCGGGATCGCGCCTGCCTCTTTACGTGCCAGCAGGCCTCGCAGAATCTGCAGCAGCCGCAG CCGCGTTTCTACAGCGCGCCAGGTCGCAGGGCCGGCTTCTTCTCGCAGTTCTTCGACAACATGAAATCGGAGATGGACAAGAACAAGGAGATCAAGGACAACATCCGTAAGTTCCGCGAGGAGGCCCAGAAACTGGAGGAGTCGGACGCGCTGAAGTCGGCGCGGCAAAAGTTCAACATTGTTGAATCGGAGGCGCAGAAGTCGTCCAGCAAGCTGAAAGAGCAGCTGGGCGCCATCAAGGAGCGCGTGGGCGACGTCCTGGACGATGCCAGCAAGTCCGACCTGGCCAAGAAGGTCACCGAAGAGCTGTCGAAGAAGGCCAGGGGGGTCAGCGACACGATCACGGACACCAGCGGGAAGCTGGGCCAGTCCGGCGCCTTCCAGGCCATCTCCAACACGACGACGATCATCAAGAAGGAGATGGACAATGCGAGCATAGACAATCGGGTCTACCGCGCCCCCGTCCAGCTGCGCAAGCGCGTCCAACTGGATATGAGTGACAGCGATCGCATTGTGGAGCCCAACACGGAGGCAACTG GCATGGAGCTGCACAAGGACTCCAAGTTTTACGAGTCGTGGGAGAACTTCAAGAACAACAATACCTACGTGAACAAGGTGCTCGACTGGAAGGTGAAGTACGACGAGTCTGAGAATCCCGTGATCCGTGCCTCCCGCCTGCTCACCGATAAAGTGTCCGACGTGATGGGCGGCCTCTTCTCGAAAACAGAGCTGTCCGAAACGATGACGGAGCTGGTGAAGATCGATCCGAGTTTCGACCAAAAGGATTTCCTGCACGATTGCGAAACGGACATCATTCCAAACATTCTGGAGTCGATTGTCAGGGGCGATTTGGAGATACTGAAGGACTGGTGCTTCGAGAGCACGTTCAACATTATCGCCACGCCCATCAAGGAGGCTAAGAAGGCCGGCCTGTACCTGGACTCGAAGATCCTCGACATCGAGAACATCGAGCTGGCCATGGGCAAGGTGATGGAGCAGGGCCCCGTGCTGATTATCACGTTCCAGGCGCAGCAGATCATGTGCGTGCGGGACCAGAAGAATCAGGTTGTCGAGGGCGATCCGGAGAAGGTGATGCGGGTGCACTACGTCTGGGTGCTGTGCCGCGACCGCAACGAACTCAACCCCAAGGCTGCCTGGCGGCTGATGGAGCTGTCCGCTAACAGCCAGGAGCAATTTGTTTAG
- the LOC128258935 gene encoding mitochondrial import inner membrane translocase subunit TIM44 isoform X3 — translation MYRIAALARDRACLFTCQQASQNLQQPQVSLGLMRSQGAPGLSHDFIPQPRFYSAPGRRAGFFSQFFDNMKSEMDKNKEIKDNIRKFREEAQKLEESDALKSARQKFNIVESEAQKSSSKLKEQLGAIKERVGDVLDDASKSDLAKKVTEELSKKARGVSDTITDTSGKLGQSGAFQAISNTTTIIKKEMDNASIDNRVYRAPVQLRKRVQLDMSDSDRIVEPNTEATGMELHKDSKFYESWENFKNNNTYVNKVLDWKVKYDESENPVIRASRLLTDKVSDVMGGLFSKTELSETMTELVKIDPSFDQKDFLHDCETDIIPNILESIVRGDLEILKDWCFESTFNIIATPIKEAKKAGLYLDSKILDIENIELAMGKVMEQGPVLIITFQAQQIMCVRDQKNQVVEGDPEKVMRVHYVWVLCRDRNELNPKAAWRLMELSANSQEQFV, via the exons ATG TACAGAATAGCTGCCCTTGCGCGGGATCGCGCCTGCCTCTTTACGTGCCAGCAGGCCTCGCAGAATCTGCAGCAGCCGCAGGTGAGCCTTGGGCTGATGAGATCCCAAGGAGCACCCGGATTAAGTCATGACTTTATCCCGCAGCCGCGTTTCTACAGCGCGCCAGGTCGCAGGGCCGGCTTCTTCTCGCAGTTCTTCGACAACATGAAATCGGAGATGGACAAGAACAAGGAGATCAAGGACAACATCCGTAAGTTCCGCGAGGAGGCCCAGAAACTGGAGGAGTCGGACGCGCTGAAGTCGGCGCGGCAAAAGTTCAACATTGTTGAATCGGAGGCGCAGAAGTCGTCCAGCAAGCTGAAAGAGCAGCTGGGCGCCATCAAGGAGCGCGTGGGCGACGTCCTGGACGATGCCAGCAAGTCCGACCTGGCCAAGAAGGTCACCGAAGAGCTGTCGAAGAAGGCCAGGGGGGTCAGCGACACGATCACGGACACCAGCGGGAAGCTGGGCCAGTCCGGCGCCTTCCAGGCCATCTCCAACACGACGACGATCATCAAGAAGGAGATGGACAATGCGAGCATAGACAATCGGGTCTACCGCGCCCCCGTCCAGCTGCGCAAGCGCGTCCAACTGGATATGAGTGACAGCGATCGCATTGTGGAGCCCAACACGGAGGCAACTG GCATGGAGCTGCACAAGGACTCCAAGTTTTACGAGTCGTGGGAGAACTTCAAGAACAACAATACCTACGTGAACAAGGTGCTCGACTGGAAGGTGAAGTACGACGAGTCTGAGAATCCCGTGATCCGTGCCTCCCGCCTGCTCACCGATAAAGTGTCCGACGTGATGGGCGGCCTCTTCTCGAAAACAGAGCTGTCCGAAACGATGACGGAGCTGGTGAAGATCGATCCGAGTTTCGACCAAAAGGATTTCCTGCACGATTGCGAAACGGACATCATTCCAAACATTCTGGAGTCGATTGTCAGGGGCGATTTGGAGATACTGAAGGACTGGTGCTTCGAGAGCACGTTCAACATTATCGCCACGCCCATCAAGGAGGCTAAGAAGGCCGGCCTGTACCTGGACTCGAAGATCCTCGACATCGAGAACATCGAGCTGGCCATGGGCAAGGTGATGGAGCAGGGCCCCGTGCTGATTATCACGTTCCAGGCGCAGCAGATCATGTGCGTGCGGGACCAGAAGAATCAGGTTGTCGAGGGCGATCCGGAGAAGGTGATGCGGGTGCACTACGTCTGGGTGCTGTGCCGCGACCGCAACGAACTCAACCCCAAGGCTGCCTGGCGGCTGATGGAGCTGTCCGCTAACAGCCAGGAGCAATTTGTTTAG
- the LOC128252971 gene encoding protein nanos, whose product MFRSNLEASGAADNFAAFHARGGLNMLGLQDMFLDTSGANSSATLSPPSTPLTPLTPDPSTAAQTTHFPLLADSAAAANTLLLQRQYHYHLLLQQQQQQLALAQHQLALAASAAAASANHQQKDEIARSLKIFAQLTTGAAENAAGPTQDAMQEFASNGYVSDDLSRFSYGSVPTRAQTPPPQQQQPGMYLPQGRNPVQQPASSGNLIPMPAPLATHWLHNYREQLNNVWRNMSYMPATTSVVGLQAQAAVSMAPNLSVGVGQGLPIQTEQQRGASNPSNNINKVHKRYNNNSKAKEISRHCVFCENNNEPEAVVNSHTVRDNFNRVLCPKLRTYVCPICGASGDSAHTIKYCPKKPIITMEDAIKAESFRLAKSSYYKQQMKV is encoded by the exons ATGTTCCGCAGCAACTTGGAAGCCAGTGGCGCAGCA GACAATTTTGCTGCTTTCCACGCAAGAGGGGGACTCAACATGCTGGGCCTGCAGGACATGTTCCTCGACACCAGTGGCGCCAACTCATCGGCCACACTCAGTCCGCCTAGCACCCCTCTGACGCCGCTGACCCCTGACCCGTCGACTGCAGCCCAGACGACGCACTTCCCCCTTTTGGCGGACAGCGCCGCCGCTGCCAATACGCTGCTGCTCCAACGGCAGTACCATTACCACTTGctgctccagcagcagcaacaacaactagcCCTGGCGCAGCATCAGTTGGCCTTGGCGGCTTCAGCGGCGGCAGCCAGTGCAAATCACCAGCAGAAGGACGAAATTGCGCGATCGTTGAAAATCTTTGCCCAGCTGACGACGGGCGCAGCAG AAAACGCGGCCGGCCCCACACAGGATGCAATGCAGGAGTTTGCGTCCAACGGCTATGTGAGCGACGACCTTAGCCGCTTTTCCTACGGGAGTGTTCCGACGCGGGCTCAAACGCCTccgccacagcagcaacagccggGGATGTACCTTCCACAGGGTCGCAATCCCGTCCAGCAGCCGGCCAGTAGCGGCAATCTAATACCGATGCCTGCTCCACTCGCCACCCACTGGCTGCACAATTACCGCGAGCAGTTAAACAACGTGTGGCGCAATATGTCCTACATGCCGGCCACCACAAGTGTTGTGGGCTTGCAAGCCCAGGCAGCGGTGAGCATGGCACCCAATCTCAGCGTGGGAGTCGGCCAGGGTTTGCCCATCCAGACGGAGCAGCAACGCGGTGCTTCCAATCCCAGCAATAATATCAACAAGGTGCACAAGCgatacaataacaacagcaagGCCAAGGAG ATCAGTCGCCACTGCGTCTTTTGTGAAAACAACAACGAACCAGAGGCGGTGGTCAACAGCCACACAGTACGAGACAACTTTAACCGAGTGCTGTGCCCCAAGCTGCGCACCTATGTCTGCCCCATTTGCGGGGCATCTGGGGACTCGGCGCACACCATCAAATACTGCCCCAAGAAGCCAATCATCACCATGGAGGATGCGATCAAGGCGGAGTCATTCCGCCTGGCCAAGAGCAGTTACTACAAGCAACAGATGAAGGTTTAG